Proteins encoded together in one Phyllobacterium zundukense window:
- a CDS encoding Abi family protein, with protein MPRIQFDKPALSIKQHIELLRERGLAITDEALAREYLRYVGYYRLSGYMLPFQKGGQGEDRHRFVNTPSFHDIVDLYTFDRKLRLLLLDAIERIEIALRAALSTVLAVDHGPHWYLDPTHFDPRYDHGDFLERAKKDIGHNEPRRRDLFMAHYYDHYSNPPMPPSWMLFEALSFGPVSMAIKGLEKGNRKRIAREFSIPEPAMKSWPHCLSYIRNLCAHHSRLWNRTFTIRPFAPREFADDFADQGRIYAQLAVAQIFMKKISPMSQWSDRLQALLDEYPAITPARLHFPNRWQQRAVWR; from the coding sequence TTGCCCCGAATTCAGTTCGACAAGCCAGCTCTATCGATTAAACAGCATATCGAACTCCTGCGGGAGAGAGGGCTGGCGATCACTGACGAAGCGTTGGCTAGAGAGTATCTGCGATATGTAGGATATTACAGGCTTTCAGGGTACATGCTGCCTTTTCAAAAAGGCGGACAAGGCGAAGACAGACACAGGTTCGTTAATACTCCAAGCTTCCACGACATCGTCGATCTTTATACCTTTGACCGGAAGCTGCGGTTGTTGCTCTTGGACGCCATCGAGCGTATCGAGATCGCGTTGCGCGCGGCGCTCTCGACTGTACTTGCAGTTGATCATGGGCCGCATTGGTATCTGGACCCCACGCACTTCGATCCAAGGTACGACCACGGCGATTTTCTCGAGCGTGCGAAGAAAGACATTGGACACAACGAGCCAAGACGCCGCGATCTGTTTATGGCCCACTATTACGATCACTATTCGAATCCTCCTATGCCGCCAAGCTGGATGCTATTCGAAGCGCTTTCCTTTGGGCCTGTTTCAATGGCAATAAAAGGTCTGGAAAAGGGAAACCGGAAGAGAATAGCCAGAGAATTCAGCATTCCTGAGCCAGCGATGAAATCATGGCCGCATTGTTTGTCTTACATCCGAAACCTCTGCGCACACCATTCCAGGCTGTGGAACAGAACCTTCACAATCAGGCCATTCGCGCCGCGAGAGTTCGCCGATGATTTTGCTGATCAGGGACGCATATACGCGCAACTGGCGGTCGCGCAAATCTTCATGAAGAAGATATCACCAATGTCTCAATGGTCGGACCGACTGCAGGCATTGCTCGATGAATACCCGGCAATTACCCCTGCCCGCCTTCATTTTCCGAACCGGTGGCAGCAAAGAGCGGTATGGCGTTGA
- a CDS encoding FkbM family methyltransferase, translating to MELLTVHGIRVPLTSDEVSPAIWQALTSGSYEAKEAKSVFKAVRPNDRVLELGTGIGIITSLIAKAPGVRVWSFEANPSTAALAHRVISANDLGNVVLAQGILTAGEPCILPFYVREDLWMSSMDKNQGPYQREISLVSINIDKFIADHAINVLVMDIEGAERDLLGRSELPHIERIFLELHDHLYGLSGIREITQALAAKGFAYDPRGSNGPCVLFAKDEGVREFEPEVFEATD from the coding sequence TTGGAATTACTGACGGTTCACGGAATTAGGGTACCTCTAACATCTGATGAGGTTTCACCCGCTATCTGGCAGGCGCTTACAAGTGGCAGCTACGAAGCCAAAGAGGCCAAGTCGGTCTTCAAGGCCGTGCGGCCGAATGATCGGGTGCTGGAGCTTGGGACAGGGATCGGCATCATCACGTCGCTTATTGCAAAGGCCCCGGGGGTCCGGGTGTGGTCATTCGAAGCAAACCCATCCACAGCGGCACTTGCCCATCGTGTGATCAGTGCAAACGACCTTGGCAATGTCGTTTTGGCCCAGGGAATATTGACTGCAGGTGAACCGTGTATCTTGCCGTTCTATGTTCGAGAGGATCTCTGGATGTCGTCCATGGACAAAAATCAAGGACCCTACCAGCGCGAAATATCACTGGTGTCGATCAACATCGATAAATTCATTGCGGATCATGCCATCAACGTTCTTGTCATGGACATTGAGGGCGCTGAGCGAGATTTACTTGGACGATCTGAACTCCCCCATATCGAGCGAATCTTCCTTGAACTGCACGACCACCTCTACGGATTGTCCGGCATTCGGGAAATTACACAGGCCTTGGCAGCGAAAGGCTTCGCCTACGACCCTCGTGGTTCCAACGGCCCCTGTGTCCTGTTTGCCAAAGACGAGGGCGTAAGAGAGTTTGAACCGGAGGTTTTCGAAGCGACGGATTGA
- a CDS encoding putative bifunctional diguanylate cyclase/phosphodiesterase, whose amino-acid sequence MKRILGIIICCFVVATAYIAYVIAERQTALQKFARYNDSWAVAQTLSEYMRLEHRLAAYALGMDVDRDEVRLRLDIMIGRVELLKHGNLGAFVELDPQRRELLVKLGDVLDMLDQRLDSLDSQGIKTMLQSMTALDASMTALASTAVEFDVGLIDAAQAELRQLHLVYTGLAGGLILCGVGLVVLLLHHNSLLDGAHRKMKDLTDNLREASGELTLQNYRLKHVAHHDALTGLPNRILFRSDLEARLKTAIAGGPTAVIFLLDLDGFKDVNDTLGHDVGDGLLQAVASRLTKLSRQGDLICRLGGDEFAILSAGLTDKQAFDFARHVMDEISFPYQVSEREIKIGTCVGVAISEAEPDADELFKHADLALYEAKSLGSGHVCVFQSQMQTRLTEKKSFEADLKQALRNGELEVFYQPQVNTITREICGYEALLRWFHPVRGQVPPLEFIPVAENIGLIHELGEWVLRTACLEAARWPRSLKVAVNLSPVQFRSRNLIQSVVTILTQSGLDPNRLELEITESVLLDKNEQTLDTLTQLKAIGIQIAMDDFGTGYSSLGSLRSFPFDKIKIDRSFIRDVTTRADAFAIVELVTGVGRSLGMTTIAEGIETEEQFACVKQVGCEQVQGYLLGMPAPASRLEHLRQVVNYDDSTDCGNLIDAKTASGRG is encoded by the coding sequence GTGAAACGGATACTCGGGATCATCATCTGCTGCTTTGTGGTGGCGACGGCCTACATCGCCTATGTCATTGCCGAGCGGCAAACTGCGCTGCAGAAGTTTGCCCGTTATAACGACTCCTGGGCCGTGGCTCAGACGCTGTCCGAATATATGAGGCTGGAGCATCGCCTCGCTGCCTATGCCTTGGGCATGGATGTTGATCGCGATGAGGTCCGCCTCCGTCTTGATATTATGATTGGCCGCGTGGAACTGTTGAAGCACGGCAATCTAGGTGCTTTTGTGGAGCTGGATCCTCAGCGACGCGAGCTGCTTGTGAAGCTTGGTGATGTTCTAGACATGCTGGATCAGCGTCTGGACAGCCTGGATTCCCAAGGTATCAAGACCATGCTGCAATCGATGACCGCTCTGGATGCATCCATGACTGCGCTTGCATCCACTGCGGTTGAGTTCGATGTGGGCTTGATCGACGCGGCCCAAGCAGAATTAAGACAGCTCCATCTGGTCTATACCGGGCTTGCAGGCGGGCTCATTCTCTGCGGGGTGGGGCTGGTTGTTCTGCTCCTGCACCACAACAGTCTCCTGGACGGTGCTCACCGCAAGATGAAGGATTTGACGGATAACCTCCGCGAAGCGTCAGGGGAATTGACGCTTCAGAACTATCGTCTGAAACATGTTGCCCACCATGACGCGCTCACCGGGCTTCCCAATCGTATTTTGTTTCGCTCAGACCTGGAAGCGCGGTTGAAAACTGCGATAGCTGGCGGACCAACTGCCGTGATCTTTCTCCTTGATCTCGATGGTTTCAAGGATGTGAACGATACGCTGGGGCATGACGTCGGTGACGGTCTTCTCCAGGCCGTCGCAAGTCGCCTCACGAAACTCAGTCGGCAAGGCGACTTGATCTGTCGGTTAGGCGGCGATGAGTTCGCGATCCTCAGCGCGGGTCTGACCGACAAACAGGCTTTCGATTTTGCCCGTCACGTGATGGATGAAATCAGTTTTCCCTACCAGGTCAGTGAACGGGAGATCAAAATCGGTACTTGCGTCGGCGTTGCCATATCGGAAGCGGAACCCGACGCAGATGAACTGTTCAAGCACGCGGACCTTGCGCTTTACGAAGCAAAGTCTCTCGGCTCTGGCCATGTTTGTGTTTTCCAATCCCAGATGCAAACAAGATTGACGGAGAAAAAGTCTTTCGAGGCAGATCTTAAGCAGGCGCTGCGTAATGGAGAGCTGGAAGTGTTCTACCAACCGCAAGTCAACACGATTACACGCGAGATTTGTGGCTATGAGGCCCTCCTGCGGTGGTTCCATCCCGTACGCGGCCAAGTCCCCCCGTTAGAATTCATTCCGGTCGCCGAAAATATCGGGCTGATCCATGAATTGGGGGAGTGGGTTTTAAGAACGGCTTGCCTGGAGGCAGCCCGTTGGCCAAGGTCGCTCAAAGTTGCGGTCAATCTGTCGCCTGTACAGTTCCGCAGCCGAAATCTTATTCAGAGCGTCGTTACCATACTCACTCAAAGTGGTCTCGATCCGAACCGACTTGAGCTTGAGATCACCGAATCGGTACTCCTGGACAAGAATGAACAGACGCTCGACACTTTGACGCAATTGAAGGCAATCGGCATCCAGATTGCGATGGACGACTTTGGAACTGGATACTCGTCACTTGGCAGCCTCAGGAGTTTCCCCTTCGATAAAATCAAAATCGATCGCTCGTTTATCCGCGACGTTACAACCCGCGCGGATGCCTTCGCCATCGTCGAATTGGTGACAGGGGTCGGGCGAAGCCTGGGGATGACCACAATCGCTGAAGGCATCGAAACCGAAGAGCAGTTCGCATGCGTCAAACAGGTTGGATGCGAGCAGGTCCAAGGCTACTTGCTGGGCATGCCCGCACCTGCATCGCGATTGGAGCACCTTCGCCAAGTTGTCAATTACGATGATTCGACAGATTGCGGAAATCTGATCGATGCCAAAACGGCATCTGGCAGAGGATAA
- a CDS encoding molybdopterin-dependent oxidoreductase, translating into MNFIRLLVSIALSIITISNAFAGSLAKPEGKAILIVSGKIENTNNGSAAEFDRAMLEEIGLQTIETATPWYDTRVRFEGVPLDKLMELVGATGTKVTAVALNDYVTTIPLDDFKKFKVVLALKRDGNYMPIRDKGPLFIVYPYDSDPQLQSQTYYTRSAWQVAKLIIE; encoded by the coding sequence ATGAACTTTATCCGCCTTTTGGTCTCTATCGCGTTGTCGATCATCACGATTTCAAATGCATTCGCCGGGTCGCTTGCCAAGCCTGAAGGCAAGGCAATTCTGATTGTATCCGGAAAAATCGAAAACACGAACAATGGCTCCGCGGCAGAATTCGACCGCGCGATGCTGGAAGAAATTGGCTTGCAGACCATCGAAACGGCGACTCCATGGTACGACACCCGCGTACGCTTCGAGGGCGTACCTCTCGATAAGCTGATGGAACTGGTGGGGGCGACAGGAACGAAAGTGACGGCAGTCGCCCTCAACGACTACGTGACCACGATTCCCCTGGATGATTTCAAGAAATTCAAGGTCGTGCTCGCCCTGAAGCGCGATGGGAATTACATGCCCATCCGCGATAAAGGGCCATTGTTCATTGTCTATCCTTATGACAGCGATCCGCAGCTGCAAAGCCAGACCTATTACACCCGGTCCGCGTGGCAGGTGGCCAAGCTGATAATCGAATAG